The Pelodiscus sinensis isolate JC-2024 chromosome 4, ASM4963464v1, whole genome shotgun sequence genomic sequence aacagacaatcatccctcccctgtcactcacctccagagaaacagaggcgagggacaccctTCCTAGCCACCTtggctaacagtcattgatggacctaacctccatgaatctatctcgctcttttttgacccctgttaaagttccagccttcactgcatcctctggcaaggagttccacaggttgacagtgcgctgAGTGAAtgcaaacttccttttgtttgttttaaacctgtagctagagttgccaggtgtctggtgtttgggccttctgtctggtcaaaaaattcagaaaataccggccatGTGGAATGTCcactattttctggttttctccaGATCCCTATGGCCCAGACGCCCGGTTCCCCTACCCCAGGACTCTTCTTCCCCAAGCAGTGACGAGATCCCCATCtccaccctgtgcccccccaaccctTGGGGTGACTCACTTGCAGTGCACATGGACACACAACGTGTCCATCTGCTATTGGGGTACCCTCGGGCCCAGTTGGAGTAGTTCCAGGTGCTGCGGTCGATCCAGTGGGCACGCACACAGTTGGactggaggagggaggcacaGTTGAACTGGGGTAGGCTCAATGCTGTCCCATCTTCAGGGCGCCCTGGGGAAACCCCCCTCCCTTGAGGGCCGGGGCCTTCGCTCCCAGGAGCTTCACGGGGGTGGGGGTCTCAGTGAGGGGCTCTGGTTTGGGGGCCAGACCCCAGAGCAGGGTGCCCCTGGCATTTGCTGGCCCTAGTCTCTGCCTTGTTCCCCATCCTAGGCAACTGAAGGTCAATGGGCCCCAAGGAAATGATCAGCCAGAGGGGGCAGCTGGGACCCACGGCTGAGCCGGCTGAGCCATCCAGGGCTGCCTCTCAGGGAGCAAGCGGGGGTGGCCGGGGGCCGGGCTCCGGCTGGGATGCACTGAGCTGCCGTGGGGGCCGGATCCTCCTGCCCATGCTGCAGGCCCAGGCAGGGCACAGGGGAgactggggcagcggggctggaccTCTCCTTACCCTGCGGGAGGCGTATGCACCGATCCACACGTCGCTGCGCTTGGTGCGGGCGCGAACCGTGCATTGCAGGTGATGGTTGACCGCACGGCTGTGGATGGAGGCCAGGCGGCCGTGGTAGCAGCGGGAGCACTGACGCTGTGGGGAGAGGTGAGAGGGCAGCCAGGGCTCCAGGCACACAGTGACATCCACCAGCCAGTGCCCCCCCACGCCACCTCCTGCCCCTAtgccccctccactgccccatgCACCACTCACACCACAGCCCTCCCATTGCCTCCATGCCCCCTTCCCATGCCCGCCACCCTCCATGCCATCAACTCTCCCTAtgccaaccctgctccccctccgATGCCTTCACTGCCCCACgctccctccactgcctctctgGGCCTCCTAACTCACCTCCTGACCCATCTGTGAGTCCcccacccacctgccccctgctccactcACCTGAGCACGCCTAAAGGTCTGGCAACTTCTCACAAGCACATAGCGGTAGGTGCGGCCCCCAGTGCCTGGCACGACCATCCGGACGATCTCACTCTCCGTGGGGCAGGGTGTCTCTGGCTCCCCAGACTCCTCCTCACCCTCTTCATCCGGGATCTCCTGCTCTAGGGCACCTGCATCTGGGGGGGTGCATACACCAGTGGACCCTTCCAGCCCCAAGACAGAGCCCAGCCCTGGAACAATCCATgaatgcagggggctgggaggggccaggggaCCCTGGTGTCCGGgctgctgagggtgggggagtcaTTGGGAGGTTAGGGGATGCTGGGGTCCGGAATGGAGAAGTTCGTGGGAGATTGTGGGGCCAGGGAACCCAGGTGGCCAGCCCAGAGTGGGGCTGTGGGTCGGTGAGAGCACAGATCTGGGGGTACTGGAGCCCTGTCCTGTCCTTGCTGGGGTCTGACCCAACCCAAGCAgggtgtgcaggaggggaggtTCCCATTGGGGAGATGGCCTAtaggacagacccccccccccccggtgtagGGGAAGGGCTGTAACCACAGGGACTTGGGCCCCAGAACTTACCAAGCTGGTGAGCAGAGACGGCCCCTAGCAGGGCAAGTGCCAGGACCAGGGACAGCTTCATCttgggtggagctggggggtgaACTGCTGTGAGACACAGATTGACCCCCccaattcctcccacccccaccgaGCCCAGACTGACCGCTCCGCTTAGAACCCCACCGCCCGGCACTGCACCTGCCCTGTACCACAGGCACCAGCAGTATGGGCACCCACTGGCTATGGAGAGAGACTGTCAGGGAGAACAGCATGGGgcgttagcctgtggaactccctgccacaggataTAAGAACCAAGTGCACTGAGCAATACCAGGCCTCTCTGGGCATCAGGGGCCAAGAATGAGGCCTCACAAGCTCAGGCTGAAGGGCAGGAGCTGAGCAGGCCCTGGGGTCAGGCTGGGATTTGCCCCAGCCACAGAGAGATGAATTATGGGAGTCACCTCCTCTGGGCATCTAGAGCTggctgctgagagccaggagtgaTGCCCTCCCCCCGGCACAGATCCCCGTcacctccccccgcagcccctgggGCCACCCAGAGACCCCGCTCACCTCTGTGACAGCCACCAGTCCGGGGAGCTCTGCCTGGTCCAGCCGTGCCAGCCCCTTatactgggctggagcaggaagcTGAAGATGGGGAaagagcccagctcccagccccttgtgctcccccctccctgccccccacagcttgTGACGCGCACCCTGGGCTGTGTCCCCCCAGGTGCCTCATGTCGCCCCCTAGCGGCTATCAGGGGAGTTCACAAATGAGCTGTTTAacccctcctccagctcagcccccccccccccccccgctctcaggTTGCAGGTTCCCTGCAGATAAGCATCTCCCCGCCGGCCGCTTTCACAAGGGGATTGACACAGTAACGGCCGCGCTGGGACCCCGATAACCCGGGGCCGTTACACCGCAGGGCCTGGCCGCAGGGAACCGGGCAGCCCCCAGCGGGGCTAATGCCAGCTCCCCCTGAGTGCCGGGGTCAgggtcctgtcccctcccctgctgggtaCTCACTGGAGGTGACCCTCAgagccag encodes the following:
- the LOC142829020 gene encoding bone marrow proteoglycan-like; this translates as MKLSLVLALALLGAVSAHQLDAGALEQEIPDEEGEEESGEPETPCPTESEIVRMVVPGTGGRTYRYVLVRSCQTFRRAQRQCSRCYHGRLASIHSRAVNHHLQCTVRARTKRSDVWIGAYASRRSNCVRAHWIDRSTWNYSNWARGYPNSRWTRCVSMCTATGLWRCLSCRTRLPYVCEY